A genomic region of Ictidomys tridecemlineatus isolate mIctTri1 chromosome 10, mIctTri1.hap1, whole genome shotgun sequence contains the following coding sequences:
- the Arhgdig gene encoding rho GDP-dissociation inhibitor 3 isoform X2 has protein sequence MLGLDACELGAQLLELLRLALCARVLLADKEGGPTPLEEALDDAVPEYQAPGKKSALEIRQLDPEDESLTQYKRALLGTLPPVVDPSLPNVQVTRLTLISEQAPGPITMDLTGDLAALKSQAFILKEGVDYQVNKDIVSGLKCVHHTFRRGLRVDRAVYMVGSYGPRAQEYEFVTPVEEAPRGALVRGPYVVRSLFTDDDKTAHLSWEWGLRVCQDWKG, from the exons ATGCTGGGCCTGGACGCGTGCGAGCTGGGGGCGCAGCTGCTGGAACTGCTCCGGCTGGCGCTTTGCGCCCGAG TTCTCCTGGCTGACAAGGAGGGGGGGCCAACACCACTGGAGGAGGCACTGGACGACGCTGTGCCAGAGTATCAGGCACCTGGGAAGAAGAGCGCCCTGGAGATCCGGCAGCTGGACCCTGAGGACGAGAGCCTCACCCAGTACAAGAGAGCACTGCTGGGAACTCTGCCACCTGTAGTGG ATCCCAGCCTGCCTAACGTGCAGGTGACCAGGCTGACGCTGATTTCGGAGCAAGCTCCAGGGCCCATCACCATGGACCTCACAG GGGACCTGGCTGCGCTGAAAAGCCAGGCGTTCATCCTGAAGGAGGGTGTTGATTACCAG GTCAACAAGGACATCGTCAGTGGCCTCAAGTGTGTGCACCACACCTTCCGCAGGGGCCTGCGCG TGGACAGGGCTGTCTACATGGTAGGCAGTTATGGCCCCAGGGCTCAGGAGTACGAGTTCGTGACTCCAGTGGAGGAGGCTCCGAGGGGCGCACTGGTGCGGGGCCCCTACGTTGTCAGGTCCCTTTTCACAGACGACGACAAGACAGCCCATCTGTCCTGGGAGTGGGGCCTCCGCGTCTGCCAGGACTGGAAGGGCTGA
- the Arhgdig gene encoding rho GDP-dissociation inhibitor 3 isoform X1, with translation MLGLDACELGAQLLELLRLALCARVLLADKEGGPTPLEEALDDAVPEYQAPGKKSALEIRQLDPEDESLTQYKRALLGTLPPVVDPSLPNVQVTRLTLISEQAPGPITMDLTGDLAALKSQAFILKEGVDYQVKVTFKVNKDIVSGLKCVHHTFRRGLRVDRAVYMVGSYGPRAQEYEFVTPVEEAPRGALVRGPYVVRSLFTDDDKTAHLSWEWGLRVCQDWKG, from the exons ATGCTGGGCCTGGACGCGTGCGAGCTGGGGGCGCAGCTGCTGGAACTGCTCCGGCTGGCGCTTTGCGCCCGAG TTCTCCTGGCTGACAAGGAGGGGGGGCCAACACCACTGGAGGAGGCACTGGACGACGCTGTGCCAGAGTATCAGGCACCTGGGAAGAAGAGCGCCCTGGAGATCCGGCAGCTGGACCCTGAGGACGAGAGCCTCACCCAGTACAAGAGAGCACTGCTGGGAACTCTGCCACCTGTAGTGG ATCCCAGCCTGCCTAACGTGCAGGTGACCAGGCTGACGCTGATTTCGGAGCAAGCTCCAGGGCCCATCACCATGGACCTCACAG GGGACCTGGCTGCGCTGAAAAGCCAGGCGTTCATCCTGAAGGAGGGTGTTGATTACCAGGTGAAGGTTACCTTCAAG GTCAACAAGGACATCGTCAGTGGCCTCAAGTGTGTGCACCACACCTTCCGCAGGGGCCTGCGCG TGGACAGGGCTGTCTACATGGTAGGCAGTTATGGCCCCAGGGCTCAGGAGTACGAGTTCGTGACTCCAGTGGAGGAGGCTCCGAGGGGCGCACTGGTGCGGGGCCCCTACGTTGTCAGGTCCCTTTTCACAGACGACGACAAGACAGCCCATCTGTCCTGGGAGTGGGGCCTCCGCGTCTGCCAGGACTGGAAGGGCTGA
- the Arhgdig gene encoding rho GDP-dissociation inhibitor 3 isoform X3, with protein sequence MTCVGATVLLADKEGGPTPLEEALDDAVPEYQAPGKKSALEIRQLDPEDESLTQYKRALLGTLPPVVDPSLPNVQVTRLTLISEQAPGPITMDLTGDLAALKSQAFILKEGVDYQVKVTFKVNKDIVSGLKCVHHTFRRGLRVDRAVYMVGSYGPRAQEYEFVTPVEEAPRGALVRGPYVVRSLFTDDDKTAHLSWEWGLRVCQDWKG encoded by the exons TTCTCCTGGCTGACAAGGAGGGGGGGCCAACACCACTGGAGGAGGCACTGGACGACGCTGTGCCAGAGTATCAGGCACCTGGGAAGAAGAGCGCCCTGGAGATCCGGCAGCTGGACCCTGAGGACGAGAGCCTCACCCAGTACAAGAGAGCACTGCTGGGAACTCTGCCACCTGTAGTGG ATCCCAGCCTGCCTAACGTGCAGGTGACCAGGCTGACGCTGATTTCGGAGCAAGCTCCAGGGCCCATCACCATGGACCTCACAG GGGACCTGGCTGCGCTGAAAAGCCAGGCGTTCATCCTGAAGGAGGGTGTTGATTACCAGGTGAAGGTTACCTTCAAG GTCAACAAGGACATCGTCAGTGGCCTCAAGTGTGTGCACCACACCTTCCGCAGGGGCCTGCGCG TGGACAGGGCTGTCTACATGGTAGGCAGTTATGGCCCCAGGGCTCAGGAGTACGAGTTCGTGACTCCAGTGGAGGAGGCTCCGAGGGGCGCACTGGTGCGGGGCCCCTACGTTGTCAGGTCCCTTTTCACAGACGACGACAAGACAGCCCATCTGTCCTGGGAGTGGGGCCTCCGCGTCTGCCAGGACTGGAAGGGCTGA
- the Arhgdig gene encoding rho GDP-dissociation inhibitor 3 isoform X4, translating into MDLTGDLAALKSQAFILKEGVDYQVKVTFKVNKDIVSGLKCVHHTFRRGLRVDRAVYMVGSYGPRAQEYEFVTPVEEAPRGALVRGPYVVRSLFTDDDKTAHLSWEWGLRVCQDWKG; encoded by the exons ATGGACCTCACAG GGGACCTGGCTGCGCTGAAAAGCCAGGCGTTCATCCTGAAGGAGGGTGTTGATTACCAGGTGAAGGTTACCTTCAAG GTCAACAAGGACATCGTCAGTGGCCTCAAGTGTGTGCACCACACCTTCCGCAGGGGCCTGCGCG TGGACAGGGCTGTCTACATGGTAGGCAGTTATGGCCCCAGGGCTCAGGAGTACGAGTTCGTGACTCCAGTGGAGGAGGCTCCGAGGGGCGCACTGGTGCGGGGCCCCTACGTTGTCAGGTCCCTTTTCACAGACGACGACAAGACAGCCCATCTGTCCTGGGAGTGGGGCCTCCGCGTCTGCCAGGACTGGAAGGGCTGA
- the Pdia2 gene encoding protein disulfide-isomerase A2 isoform X4 — MSSRCPPCGLFLPPPPSRGCSQALSSLRKGPGATWQLLLGPQSPYLPQPPGPGTAMDGQLLPVLLLFLLGASGLQGQGPERPSEDLLEETPGEEVPKEDGVLVLDHHTLGLALQEYPALLVEFFAPWCGHCKALAPEYSKAAALLAAESVTATLAKVDGPAEQELTEEFGVTGYPTLKFFRDGNRTHPEEYTGPREAKGIVEWLKRRVGSSATRLEDEESAQALMDAGDVVVIGFFQDLEDEDVATFLALARDALDMTFGFTDQPKLFQKFGLTKDTVVLFKKFDEGRADFPVDEELGLDLGDLSRFLITHSMLLVTEFSNQTSRRIFGARILNHLLLFVNQTLASHRELLEGFREAAPPLRGQVLFVVVDVDASNDHVLQYFGLKAEEAPTLRLVNIETTKKYAPPGGGPITSASVAAFCQMVFSGKLKPYLLSQEVPPDWDQRPVKTLVGKNFEQVAFDETKNVFVKFYAPWCSHCKEMAPAWEALAEKYRDHEDIIIAELDATANELEAFTVSGFPRLLYFPAGRDRKMMEYKGNRDLESFSKFLDSGGELPAEAPTAPFQEPLANSSVGPREEL; from the exons ATGTCGTCTCGCTGCCCTCCGTGTGGCCTCTTtctgcctccccctccctcaAGGGGGTGCTCTCAAGCTTTATCGTCCCTGAGAAAGGGCCCAGGTGCTACGTGGCAATTGCTGCTTGGTCCCCAGTCCCCTTATCTACCCCAGCCTCCGGGGCCCGGCACTGCCATGGACGGCCAGCTTCTGCCTGTGCTGCTGCTGTTCCTGCTGGGGGCCTCAGGCCTACAGGGACAGGGACCTGAGAGACCCTCAGAGGATCTCCTGGAGGAGACCCCTGGGGAGGAGGTCCCCAAGGAGGATGGGGTCTTGGTGTTGGACCACCACACCCTGGGCCTGGCCCTGCAGGAGTACCCAGCCCTGCTGGTGGAGTTCT TCGCCCCGTGGTGTGGGCACTGCAAGGCGCTGGCCCCTGAATACAGCAAGGCGGCTGCCTTGCTAGCAGCTGAGTCGGTCACGGCCACGCTAGCCAAGGTGGATGGGCCTGCAGAGCAGGAGCTGACGGAGGAGTTTGGTGTGACAGGGTACCCCACGCTCAAGTTCTTCCGTGATGGGAATCGGACGCACCCCGAGGAATACACAG GCCCCCGGGAGGCCAAGGGCATCGTTGAGTGGCTAAAGCGGCGGGTGGGGTCCAGTGCCACCCGGCTGGAGGATGAAGAGAGTGCACAGGCACTGATGGACGCTGGGGACGTGGTTGTCATCGGCTTCTTCCAG GACTTGGAGGATGAGGATGTGGCCACCTTCCTGGCCCTGGCCCGCGATGCCCTGGACATGACATTTGGCTTCACTGACCAGCCAAAGCTGTTTCAGAAGTTTGGCCTCACCAAGGACACTGTGGTCCTCTTCAAGAAG TTCGATGAAGGACGGGCCGATTTCCCAGTGGACGAGGAGCTGGGTCTGGACCTGGGGGACCTGTCCCGCTTCCTCATCACACACAGCATGCTCCTGGTGACGGAGTTCAGCAACCAG ACCTCCCGGAGGATCTTCGGCGCCAGAATCCTCAACCACCTGCTGCTGTTTGTCAACCAGACGCTGGCTTCACATAGGGAGCTCCTGGAGGGCTTCCGGGAGGCGGCTCCCCCACTCAGGGGGCAG GTGCTGTTTGTGGTGGTGGATGTGGATGCCAGCAATGACCATGTACTGCAGTACTTTGGTCTCAAGGCTGAGGAGGCCCCCACCCTGCGCTTGGTTAACATTGAGACCACTAAGAAGTATGCACCCCCTGGCGGGGGGCCTATCACTTCAGCCTCTGTGGCAGCCTTCTGCCAGATGGTCTTCAGTGGGAAACTCAAG CCCTACCTGCTAAGCCAAGAGGTCCCCCCTGACTGGGACCAGCGGCCCGTCAAGACCCTTGTGGGCAAGAATTTTGAGCAGGTGGCTTTCGACGAAACCAAGAATGTCTTTGTCAAGTTCT ATGCCCCATGGTGCAGCCACTGCAAGGAGATGGCCCCAGCCTGGGAGGCACTAGCTGAGAAGTACAGGGACCACGAAGACATCATCATTGCCGAGCTGGACGCTACGGCTAATGAGCTCGAGGCCTTCACTGTGTCTGGCTTCCCCAGGCTCCTGTACTTCCCCGCAGGGCGGGATCGGAAG ATGATGGAATACAAGGGCAACAGGGACCTGGAGAGCTTTTCCAAGTTCCTGGACAGTGGGGGTGAGCTGCCAGCAGAGGCACCCACAGCCCCCTTCCAG GAGCCACTAGCCAATTCCAGTGTGGGGCCCCGGGAGGAGCTGTAG
- the Pdia2 gene encoding protein disulfide-isomerase A2 isoform X2 has translation MSSRCPPCGLFLPPPPSRGCSQALSSLRKGPGATWQLLLGPQSPYLPQPPGPGTAMDGQLLPVLLLFLLGASGLQGQGPERPSEDLLEETPGEEVPKEDGVLVLDHHTLGLALQEYPALLVEFFAPWCGHCKALAPEYSKAAALLAAESVTATLAKVDGPAEQELTEEFGVTGYPTLKFFRDGNRTHPEEYTGPREAKGIVEWLKRRVGSSATRLEDEESAQALMDAGDVVVIGFFQDLEDEDVATFLALARDALDMTFGFTDQPKLFQKFGLTKDTVVLFKKFDEGRADFPVDEELGLDLGDLSRFLITHSMLLVTEFSNQTSRRIFGARILNHLLLFVNQTLASHRELLEGFREAAPPLRGQVLFVVVDVDASNDHVLQYFGLKAEEAPTLRLVNIETTKKYAPPGGGPITSASVAAFCQMVFSGKLKVSWLAPQGGAGRAQPLLGSFPTQHQSSWPGPQPYLLSQEVPPDWDQRPVKTLVGKNFEQVAFDETKNVFVKFYAPWCSHCKEMAPAWEALAEKYRDHEDIIIAELDATANELEAFTVSGFPRLLYFPAGRDRKMMEYKGNRDLESFSKFLDSGGELPAEAPTAPFQEPLANSSVGPREEL, from the exons ATGTCGTCTCGCTGCCCTCCGTGTGGCCTCTTtctgcctccccctccctcaAGGGGGTGCTCTCAAGCTTTATCGTCCCTGAGAAAGGGCCCAGGTGCTACGTGGCAATTGCTGCTTGGTCCCCAGTCCCCTTATCTACCCCAGCCTCCGGGGCCCGGCACTGCCATGGACGGCCAGCTTCTGCCTGTGCTGCTGCTGTTCCTGCTGGGGGCCTCAGGCCTACAGGGACAGGGACCTGAGAGACCCTCAGAGGATCTCCTGGAGGAGACCCCTGGGGAGGAGGTCCCCAAGGAGGATGGGGTCTTGGTGTTGGACCACCACACCCTGGGCCTGGCCCTGCAGGAGTACCCAGCCCTGCTGGTGGAGTTCT TCGCCCCGTGGTGTGGGCACTGCAAGGCGCTGGCCCCTGAATACAGCAAGGCGGCTGCCTTGCTAGCAGCTGAGTCGGTCACGGCCACGCTAGCCAAGGTGGATGGGCCTGCAGAGCAGGAGCTGACGGAGGAGTTTGGTGTGACAGGGTACCCCACGCTCAAGTTCTTCCGTGATGGGAATCGGACGCACCCCGAGGAATACACAG GCCCCCGGGAGGCCAAGGGCATCGTTGAGTGGCTAAAGCGGCGGGTGGGGTCCAGTGCCACCCGGCTGGAGGATGAAGAGAGTGCACAGGCACTGATGGACGCTGGGGACGTGGTTGTCATCGGCTTCTTCCAG GACTTGGAGGATGAGGATGTGGCCACCTTCCTGGCCCTGGCCCGCGATGCCCTGGACATGACATTTGGCTTCACTGACCAGCCAAAGCTGTTTCAGAAGTTTGGCCTCACCAAGGACACTGTGGTCCTCTTCAAGAAG TTCGATGAAGGACGGGCCGATTTCCCAGTGGACGAGGAGCTGGGTCTGGACCTGGGGGACCTGTCCCGCTTCCTCATCACACACAGCATGCTCCTGGTGACGGAGTTCAGCAACCAG ACCTCCCGGAGGATCTTCGGCGCCAGAATCCTCAACCACCTGCTGCTGTTTGTCAACCAGACGCTGGCTTCACATAGGGAGCTCCTGGAGGGCTTCCGGGAGGCGGCTCCCCCACTCAGGGGGCAG GTGCTGTTTGTGGTGGTGGATGTGGATGCCAGCAATGACCATGTACTGCAGTACTTTGGTCTCAAGGCTGAGGAGGCCCCCACCCTGCGCTTGGTTAACATTGAGACCACTAAGAAGTATGCACCCCCTGGCGGGGGGCCTATCACTTCAGCCTCTGTGGCAGCCTTCTGCCAGATGGTCTTCAGTGGGAAACTCAAGGTGAGCTGGCTAGCGCCacagggtggggcagggagggcaCAGCCACTCCTGGGGTCCTTCCCCACACAACACCAGAGCTCCTGGCCTGGCCCACAGCCCTACCTGCTAAGCCAAGAGGTCCCCCCTGACTGGGACCAGCGGCCCGTCAAGACCCTTGTGGGCAAGAATTTTGAGCAGGTGGCTTTCGACGAAACCAAGAATGTCTTTGTCAAGTTCT ATGCCCCATGGTGCAGCCACTGCAAGGAGATGGCCCCAGCCTGGGAGGCACTAGCTGAGAAGTACAGGGACCACGAAGACATCATCATTGCCGAGCTGGACGCTACGGCTAATGAGCTCGAGGCCTTCACTGTGTCTGGCTTCCCCAGGCTCCTGTACTTCCCCGCAGGGCGGGATCGGAAG ATGATGGAATACAAGGGCAACAGGGACCTGGAGAGCTTTTCCAAGTTCCTGGACAGTGGGGGTGAGCTGCCAGCAGAGGCACCCACAGCCCCCTTCCAG GAGCCACTAGCCAATTCCAGTGTGGGGCCCCGGGAGGAGCTGTAG
- the Pdia2 gene encoding protein disulfide-isomerase A2 isoform X3 translates to MECGGVVVMRGGPGDMRTPCLAICALRLMSCRRATSPSCWCGSFCRLSTEAWGSGSVDTLVNKCQICPRQPQEAAMCVPGTPATPCCPLCPKLGGLENLTPDLSPAMAQAWVGSKESVHSTPLLPQDLQGGAVAVQAWHSWPHPPVAPWCGHCKALAPEYSKAAALLAAESVTATLAKVDGPAEQELTEEFGVTGYPTLKFFRDGNRTHPEEYTGPREAKGIVEWLKRRVGSSATRLEDEESAQALMDAGDVVVIGFFQDLEDEDVATFLALARDALDMTFGFTDQPKLFQKFGLTKDTVVLFKKFDEGRADFPVDEELGLDLGDLSRFLITHSMLLVTEFSNQTSRRIFGARILNHLLLFVNQTLASHRELLEGFREAAPPLRGQVLFVVVDVDASNDHVLQYFGLKAEEAPTLRLVNIETTKKYAPPGGGPITSASVAAFCQMVFSGKLKPYLLSQEVPPDWDQRPVKTLVGKNFEQVAFDETKNVFVKFYAPWCSHCKEMAPAWEALAEKYRDHEDIIIAELDATANELEAFTVSGFPRLLYFPAGRDRKMMEYKGNRDLESFSKFLDSGGELPAEAPTAPFQEPLANSSVGPREEL, encoded by the exons ATGGAGTGTGGAGGGGTGGTGGTTATGCGGGGAGGCCCAGGGGACATGAGAACACCCTGTTTGGCCATCTGTGCCCTCAGGCTGATGTCCTGCCGCAGGGCCACTTCTCCAAGCTGCTGGTGTGGGTCTTTCTGCAGGCTCTCTACAGAAGCATGGGGATCTGGGTCTGTAGACACCCTAGTAAATAAATGTCAAATCTGTCCGCGGCAGCCTCAGGAGGCAGCCATGTGTGTCCCAGGAACCCCAGCCACACCTTGTTGTCCCTTGTGCCCCAAGCTTGGGGGCCTGGAGAATCTGACTCCTGATCTCAGCCCTGCCATGGCCCAGGCTTGGGTGGGGTCTAAGGAGAGTGTGCACAGCACACCCCTGCTCCCTCAGGATCTGcagggaggggctgtggctgtgcaGGCCTGGCACTCATGGCCTCATCCCCCAGTCGCCCCGTGGTGTGGGCACTGCAAGGCGCTGGCCCCTGAATACAGCAAGGCGGCTGCCTTGCTAGCAGCTGAGTCGGTCACGGCCACGCTAGCCAAGGTGGATGGGCCTGCAGAGCAGGAGCTGACGGAGGAGTTTGGTGTGACAGGGTACCCCACGCTCAAGTTCTTCCGTGATGGGAATCGGACGCACCCCGAGGAATACACAG GCCCCCGGGAGGCCAAGGGCATCGTTGAGTGGCTAAAGCGGCGGGTGGGGTCCAGTGCCACCCGGCTGGAGGATGAAGAGAGTGCACAGGCACTGATGGACGCTGGGGACGTGGTTGTCATCGGCTTCTTCCAG GACTTGGAGGATGAGGATGTGGCCACCTTCCTGGCCCTGGCCCGCGATGCCCTGGACATGACATTTGGCTTCACTGACCAGCCAAAGCTGTTTCAGAAGTTTGGCCTCACCAAGGACACTGTGGTCCTCTTCAAGAAG TTCGATGAAGGACGGGCCGATTTCCCAGTGGACGAGGAGCTGGGTCTGGACCTGGGGGACCTGTCCCGCTTCCTCATCACACACAGCATGCTCCTGGTGACGGAGTTCAGCAACCAG ACCTCCCGGAGGATCTTCGGCGCCAGAATCCTCAACCACCTGCTGCTGTTTGTCAACCAGACGCTGGCTTCACATAGGGAGCTCCTGGAGGGCTTCCGGGAGGCGGCTCCCCCACTCAGGGGGCAG GTGCTGTTTGTGGTGGTGGATGTGGATGCCAGCAATGACCATGTACTGCAGTACTTTGGTCTCAAGGCTGAGGAGGCCCCCACCCTGCGCTTGGTTAACATTGAGACCACTAAGAAGTATGCACCCCCTGGCGGGGGGCCTATCACTTCAGCCTCTGTGGCAGCCTTCTGCCAGATGGTCTTCAGTGGGAAACTCAAG CCCTACCTGCTAAGCCAAGAGGTCCCCCCTGACTGGGACCAGCGGCCCGTCAAGACCCTTGTGGGCAAGAATTTTGAGCAGGTGGCTTTCGACGAAACCAAGAATGTCTTTGTCAAGTTCT ATGCCCCATGGTGCAGCCACTGCAAGGAGATGGCCCCAGCCTGGGAGGCACTAGCTGAGAAGTACAGGGACCACGAAGACATCATCATTGCCGAGCTGGACGCTACGGCTAATGAGCTCGAGGCCTTCACTGTGTCTGGCTTCCCCAGGCTCCTGTACTTCCCCGCAGGGCGGGATCGGAAG ATGATGGAATACAAGGGCAACAGGGACCTGGAGAGCTTTTCCAAGTTCCTGGACAGTGGGGGTGAGCTGCCAGCAGAGGCACCCACAGCCCCCTTCCAG GAGCCACTAGCCAATTCCAGTGTGGGGCCCCGGGAGGAGCTGTAG
- the Pdia2 gene encoding protein disulfide-isomerase A2 isoform X1, with amino-acid sequence MECGGVVVMRGGPGDMRTPCLAICALRLMSCRRATSPSCWCGSFCRLSTEAWGSGSVDTLVNKCQICPRQPQEAAMCVPGTPATPCCPLCPKLGGLENLTPDLSPAMAQAWVGSKESVHSTPLLPQDLQGGAVAVQAWHSWPHPPVAPWCGHCKALAPEYSKAAALLAAESVTATLAKVDGPAEQELTEEFGVTGYPTLKFFRDGNRTHPEEYTGPREAKGIVEWLKRRVGSSATRLEDEESAQALMDAGDVVVIGFFQDLEDEDVATFLALARDALDMTFGFTDQPKLFQKFGLTKDTVVLFKKFDEGRADFPVDEELGLDLGDLSRFLITHSMLLVTEFSNQTSRRIFGARILNHLLLFVNQTLASHRELLEGFREAAPPLRGQVLFVVVDVDASNDHVLQYFGLKAEEAPTLRLVNIETTKKYAPPGGGPITSASVAAFCQMVFSGKLKVSWLAPQGGAGRAQPLLGSFPTQHQSSWPGPQPYLLSQEVPPDWDQRPVKTLVGKNFEQVAFDETKNVFVKFYAPWCSHCKEMAPAWEALAEKYRDHEDIIIAELDATANELEAFTVSGFPRLLYFPAGRDRKMMEYKGNRDLESFSKFLDSGGELPAEAPTAPFQEPLANSSVGPREEL; translated from the exons ATGGAGTGTGGAGGGGTGGTGGTTATGCGGGGAGGCCCAGGGGACATGAGAACACCCTGTTTGGCCATCTGTGCCCTCAGGCTGATGTCCTGCCGCAGGGCCACTTCTCCAAGCTGCTGGTGTGGGTCTTTCTGCAGGCTCTCTACAGAAGCATGGGGATCTGGGTCTGTAGACACCCTAGTAAATAAATGTCAAATCTGTCCGCGGCAGCCTCAGGAGGCAGCCATGTGTGTCCCAGGAACCCCAGCCACACCTTGTTGTCCCTTGTGCCCCAAGCTTGGGGGCCTGGAGAATCTGACTCCTGATCTCAGCCCTGCCATGGCCCAGGCTTGGGTGGGGTCTAAGGAGAGTGTGCACAGCACACCCCTGCTCCCTCAGGATCTGcagggaggggctgtggctgtgcaGGCCTGGCACTCATGGCCTCATCCCCCAGTCGCCCCGTGGTGTGGGCACTGCAAGGCGCTGGCCCCTGAATACAGCAAGGCGGCTGCCTTGCTAGCAGCTGAGTCGGTCACGGCCACGCTAGCCAAGGTGGATGGGCCTGCAGAGCAGGAGCTGACGGAGGAGTTTGGTGTGACAGGGTACCCCACGCTCAAGTTCTTCCGTGATGGGAATCGGACGCACCCCGAGGAATACACAG GCCCCCGGGAGGCCAAGGGCATCGTTGAGTGGCTAAAGCGGCGGGTGGGGTCCAGTGCCACCCGGCTGGAGGATGAAGAGAGTGCACAGGCACTGATGGACGCTGGGGACGTGGTTGTCATCGGCTTCTTCCAG GACTTGGAGGATGAGGATGTGGCCACCTTCCTGGCCCTGGCCCGCGATGCCCTGGACATGACATTTGGCTTCACTGACCAGCCAAAGCTGTTTCAGAAGTTTGGCCTCACCAAGGACACTGTGGTCCTCTTCAAGAAG TTCGATGAAGGACGGGCCGATTTCCCAGTGGACGAGGAGCTGGGTCTGGACCTGGGGGACCTGTCCCGCTTCCTCATCACACACAGCATGCTCCTGGTGACGGAGTTCAGCAACCAG ACCTCCCGGAGGATCTTCGGCGCCAGAATCCTCAACCACCTGCTGCTGTTTGTCAACCAGACGCTGGCTTCACATAGGGAGCTCCTGGAGGGCTTCCGGGAGGCGGCTCCCCCACTCAGGGGGCAG GTGCTGTTTGTGGTGGTGGATGTGGATGCCAGCAATGACCATGTACTGCAGTACTTTGGTCTCAAGGCTGAGGAGGCCCCCACCCTGCGCTTGGTTAACATTGAGACCACTAAGAAGTATGCACCCCCTGGCGGGGGGCCTATCACTTCAGCCTCTGTGGCAGCCTTCTGCCAGATGGTCTTCAGTGGGAAACTCAAGGTGAGCTGGCTAGCGCCacagggtggggcagggagggcaCAGCCACTCCTGGGGTCCTTCCCCACACAACACCAGAGCTCCTGGCCTGGCCCACAGCCCTACCTGCTAAGCCAAGAGGTCCCCCCTGACTGGGACCAGCGGCCCGTCAAGACCCTTGTGGGCAAGAATTTTGAGCAGGTGGCTTTCGACGAAACCAAGAATGTCTTTGTCAAGTTCT ATGCCCCATGGTGCAGCCACTGCAAGGAGATGGCCCCAGCCTGGGAGGCACTAGCTGAGAAGTACAGGGACCACGAAGACATCATCATTGCCGAGCTGGACGCTACGGCTAATGAGCTCGAGGCCTTCACTGTGTCTGGCTTCCCCAGGCTCCTGTACTTCCCCGCAGGGCGGGATCGGAAG ATGATGGAATACAAGGGCAACAGGGACCTGGAGAGCTTTTCCAAGTTCCTGGACAGTGGGGGTGAGCTGCCAGCAGAGGCACCCACAGCCCCCTTCCAG GAGCCACTAGCCAATTCCAGTGTGGGGCCCCGGGAGGAGCTGTAG